The genome window GGCGTGTAAGCGCCGATGAGTGTTCGCTGGACCCGATGCGCCGTGAAGTCAGCGTAGCCCCACTAACTGACAGCAAGGCTCTGCTGCTGGTGAGCTGTGAAATGGGAGCATACAACATGATTGATTTGGCCTTTGAAGTCACCCGCACCCAGCCCTGGCTATCACGTCGCCTGACACTGTCGTTGCCTTTTGCACCGCCGGGCCGCAATGACAGGCTGCTGGAGATAATTAATGCAGAGTATGATGCGGCTAATGCACAACTCTTTACCTATGCAAAAGGGCGCGGGCTGGGCGATTGCGGTATCGCCACCCGCTGGCAGTTTAACGGTCAGGAGTTTGTGCTGGCGGAGTATGCCGAAGAGGGAACCTGTGACGCCTGGCATGGCAGTGACGAATGGCCCACCCTGTGGGTGAGCCAGCGTCCATCACAGCCCTGAGCGACGGCGCTGTTATCCGCCGCCAGCTTAACGAATTTCCTGTACCCGAATTGGGGAGCCTTGCTGGTTGCCTGCCAGTTCAGTCAATAAATCATTTACCCCATCGCTCATGGCGCGGAAACGCGTCAAACTGGTACGGGTCACTACCACAAATACGCCAACATTGTACTGCGGGATCATCGCCATATAGGTGATAAAACCGCCGCCGCCGCCGGTTTTTTGCATAATGGCGGGATGACCATTTTCAGGTGCCATATAGACCCAGCCCATACCCAGCGCCGCAGCTTTGCCTGGCACATCCATACCTTCTACTTTGGTCAACTGGCTGCGCTGATAGATCAGCGTTTGCAGACGATCGATTTGCGGCGTGCGCGTATTGATATCGGAGTTCAAAAATTGCTGCATCCAGCGGCCCATATCCTCCGGCGTTGAATAGACACCGCCGCTGCCAATGGCTGCCAGCGTATTGATGCAGGGGCTGGCACCGCGCTCCGGCACCATCAGGCGTTTGCACTGGTCTGGTGAAGGCGTGAACGTGGTGTCTTTCATGCCCAATGGTCGGGTAATCAACTGACGAAACAGTGCCGGATAAGGCGTACCTGCCGCGCGGGAGAGCGCATCCGCCAGTAAATCATAAGCGATGTTAGAGTAAGCGGCGCGTACGCCTGGCGGTGTATTCAGCTGTGCCTGCCGTAGCCAGCTCCAGCGATCGGCTTTTGTCGGCCAGACAAATACCGGGCGTCCCGCTTTGCCGCCGGGCTGTTCACGCGGCAGCCCGCTGGTATGGGTAGCAAGATGGATCAGACGCATCGGCTGTCCGGCATAGTCAGGCACGCGCGAGCCGGGCGGTGCATACTTAGC of Pantoea alhagi contains these proteins:
- the ampH gene encoding D-alanyl-D-alanine-carboxypeptidase/endopeptidase AmpH, whose protein sequence is MDLSPLKTRFYLLAALFATLPLRGQAQPSSDPLLASQIVDRYAEHIFYGSAATGMALVAIDGNQRVFASFGETRPGNETRPQKDSLIRIASISKLMTSEVMLKMAERGQVRLDDPLAKYAPPGSRVPDYAGQPMRLIHLATHTSGLPREQPGGKAGRPVFVWPTKADRWSWLRQAQLNTPPGVRAAYSNIAYDLLADALSRAAGTPYPALFRQLITRPLGMKDTTFTPSPDQCKRLMVPERGASPCINTLAAIGSGGVYSTPEDMGRWMQQFLNSDINTRTPQIDRLQTLIYQRSQLTKVEGMDVPGKAAALGMGWVYMAPENGHPAIMQKTGGGGGFITYMAMIPQYNVGVFVVVTRTSLTRFRAMSDGVNDLLTELAGNQQGSPIRVQEIR